A region from the Lolium perenne isolate Kyuss_39 chromosome 4, Kyuss_2.0, whole genome shotgun sequence genome encodes:
- the LOC127332232 gene encoding peroxidase 2 produces MASASLKLSIALTCALLLSSACHGLQVGYYKKSCPRVEAIVRDEVKKFVYKNAGIGAGLIRMFFHDCFVEGCDASVLLDPTPANPQPEKLSPPNFPSLRGFEAIDAAKDTVEKACPGVVSCADIVAFASRDAAYFLSRMTVKINMPAGRLDGRISNFTEALSNLPPPFFNITQLIGSFAAKGLDTEDMVVLSGAHTIGVSHCSSFVSDRLAVPSDINTALAGILRRQCPANPTAANDPTVHQDVVTPNALDNQYYKNVLAHKVLFTSDAALLTTPATTQMVLDSANIRGLWEDKFKKAMVKMGAIGVKTGNQGEIRRNCRVVNRY; encoded by the coding sequence ATGGCTTCAGCTTCGCTTAAGCTTTCTATTGCGCTAACATGTGCGTTGCTCTTGTCGTCCGCGTGCCATGGCCTGCAGGTGGGCTACTACAAGAAGTCGTGCCCCCGCGTGGAGGCCATCGTGAGGGATGAGGTGAAGAAGTTTGTCTACAAGAACGCCGGCATCGGCGCCGGGCTGATCCGCATGTTCTTCCATGACTGCTTCGTCGAGGGATGTGATGCCTCTGTCCTCCTGGACCCAACACCGGCCAACCCGCAGCCAGAGAAGCTCAGCCCTCCCAACTTTCCCAGCCTCCGCGGCTTCGAGGCCATCGACGCGGCCAAAGACACCGTGGAAAAGGCATGCCCAGGCGTTGTATCATGCGCTGACATCGTTGCCTTCGCCAGCCGTGATGCAGCCTACTTCCTCAGCAGGATGACGGTCAAGATCAACATGCCGGCAGGCCGCCTGGATGGGCGCATTTCCAATTTCACTGAGGCTCTCTCCAACCTGCCGCCTCCATTCTTTAACATCACTCAACTCATCGGCAGCTTCGCCGCTAAAGGGCTTGACACCGAGGACATGGTGGTTCTTTCCGGCGCCCACACCATTGGGGTCTCACATTGCTCATCCTTCGTCTCTGACCGTCTTGCCGTCCCCTCCGACATCAACACCGCCCTCGCCGGCATCCTGAGGAGGCAATGCCCCGCCAACCCGACCGCAGCAAACGACCCCACGGTGCACCAGGACGTCGTAACCCCTAACGCGCTTGACAACCAGTACTACAAGAACGTCCTCGCACACAAGGTCTTGTTCACGTCAGATGCCGCACTTCTTACCACACCGGCGACCACCCAGATGGTGCTTGACAGTGCCAACATCCGTGGACTGTGGGAGGACAAGTTCAAGAAGGCGATGGTCAAGATGGGTGCCATCGGAGTCAAGACCGGAAACCAAGGCGAAATCAGGAGGAACTGCAGGGTCGTCAACCGCTACTAA